The following are encoded together in the Coffea arabica cultivar ET-39 chromosome 1c, Coffea Arabica ET-39 HiFi, whole genome shotgun sequence genome:
- the LOC113733319 gene encoding F-box/kelch-repeat protein SKIP30-like gives MSGLIEGLPDAVALRCLARVPFYLHPRLELVSRSWRAAIRSTELFKAREEVNSTEEFLCVCAFEPDNLWQLYDPLHDLWITLPVLPSNIRHLAHFGVVSTAGKLFVLGGGSDAVDPLTGDQDGSFATDEVWSYNPVTRHWALCASMIVPRAMFACGVLDGKIVVAGGFTSCRKSISKAEIYDPEKDVWASIPDLHHTHNSACSGVVIGGKVHVLHKGLATVQVLESAKQGWTVHEYGWLQGPMTVVKGKLYVMSHGHGLIYKQEGESRKIVVSASEFRRRIGLAMIGVAGDIYVIGGVIGPERWNWDIKLMSDVDVLTLGGDRPVWRQVAPMTRCRGTILGCTQLRI, from the coding sequence ATGTCTGGTCTAATTGAAGGTCTCCCTGATGCTGTTGCTCTAAGGTGTCTTGCACGGGTTCCTTTTTACCTCCATCCAAGGCTAGAACTTGTTTCTCGCTCATGGCGAGCTGCCATTCGTAGCACCGAACTATTTAAAGCTCGAGAAGAAGTAAACTCAACTGAGGAGTTTTTGTGTGTCTGTGCATTTGAGCCTGACAATTTGTGGCAGCTTTACGATCCTCTACATGACCTTTGGATTACTCTTCCGGTTCTCCCATCAAACATAAGGCATCTCGCCCACTTCGGTGTTGTCTCCACTGCCGGAAAGTTGTTTGTGCTTGGTGGTGGCAGTGATGCAGTGGATCCGTTGACTGGTGATCAGGATGGAAGCTTTGCTACTGATGAAGTCTGGTCGTATAATCCTGTCACCCGGCACTGGGCCCTGTGTGCATCCATGATTGTTCCGCGTGCAATGTTTGCATGCGGTGTGTTGGATGGAAAAATAGTTGTTGCAGGTGGTTTCACCAGCTGCAGGAAATCAATCTCTAAAGCAGAGATTTATGATCCCGAAAAGGATGTTTGGGCATCAATTCCTGATCTGCACCATACACATAATTCTGCTTGCTCAGGAGTGGTTATTGGGGGCAAGGTTCATGTATTGCACAAGGGGTTGGCGACTGTGCAGGTTTTAGAAAGTGCAAAGCAAGGTTGGACAGTACATGAATATGGCTGGCTTCAAGGTCCCATGACAGTTGTCAAGGGGAAGCTCTATGTAATGAGCCATGGCCATGGCCTCATCTACAAGCAGGAAGGGGAATCAAGAAAAATAGTTGTTTCAGCATCAGAGTTCCGCAGAAGAATTGGGCTTGCAATGATTGGGGTGGCGGGAGATATTTATGTGATCGGAGGGGTAATTGGTCCGGAGAGGTGGAACTGGGACATTAAGTTAATGTCAGATGTCGATGTCCTGACCCTCGGAGGTGACAGACCAGTGTGGCGTCAGGTTGCTCCTATGACTAGGTGTCGGGGTACCATCCTTGGCTGCACACAGCTGAGAATTTAG
- the LOC113733313 gene encoding uncharacterized protein translates to MEDPNIDDGDQNRETEIAPALIAVHPAHQSVAVAVGSDLRVFNLQEGCAVTLGDGDDLDGKSSTNVHKDSIRAIRYGANNGTLFVSAGDDKLVKIWATTTWRCISTVVSEKKVSAVAIRSDGLFVCFADKFGVVYVVDTQGISGEQGSTNEKGIPILSHYCSIITSLEFSPDSRFIISADRDFKIRVSVFPKNPLDGAHEIQSFCLGHTEFVSCLAFVFGQDYPQGLLISGSGDSTVRLWDFTCGALLDTCAVGTEAGYLETDGKEGECRPAVTDLCATKDGSLVAVALQSLPGIMLLSCDISARTLSVLKVVSISEDPFIPTSLGSGSLKQFLWMVMGVSSLQGSDLASLARVRVLSGFSKSNIATLEEHKASLLDDKDIPGRELVLQKLQGTLSIEKEVLSSAAEAVKTAMRNLLIKKHYPVEKREYRKRGRNDRKNKQR, encoded by the exons ATGGAGGATCCCAACATCGACGACGGCGACCAGAACCGTGAGACGGAGATAGCTCCAGCCCTAATAGCTGTCCACCCGGCCCACCAATCAGTGGCCGTTGCCGTCGGCTCGGACCTCCGCGTCTTCAATCTCCA AGAAGGTTGCGCGGTTACGTTAGGTGATGGCGACGACCTAGATGGGAAATCGAGTACCAATGTGCATAAAGATTCAATAAGAGCAATTCGTTATGGGGCCAACAATGGGACGCTCTTTGTATCGGCTGGTGATGACAAACTTGTTAAAATCTGGGCTACTACTACTTGGCGTTGTATTTCTACCGT GGTGTCGGAGAAGAAGGTGAGTGCTGTTGCCATAAGAAGTGACGgtttgtttgtatgttttgcCGACAAATTTGGCGTTGTATATGTAGTGGATACTCAAGGGATTAGCGGAGAACAGGGTTCTACGAATGAGAAAGGGATCCCGATTCTTTCTCACTATTGTAGCATCATAACTAGCCTG GAATTTTCACCAGACAGTCGGTTCATCATTAGTGCTGATCGGGACTTCAAAATCCGT GTTTCTGTGTTTCCGAAGAATCCGTTGGATGGAGCTCATGAGATACAAAGCTTTTGTCTAGGTCATACAGA GTTTGTGTCCTGTCTTGCCTTTGTTTTTGGTCAGGACTACCCTCAGGGGTTGTTAATATCTGGAAGTGGTGATTCAACA GTTCGCTTATGGGACTTCACCTGTGGTGCTCTTCTTGATACCTGTGCTGTTGGAACAGAG GCAGGATATTTAGAGACTGATGGGAAAGAAGGTGAGTGTCGACCTGCAGTAACTGATCTTTGTGCCACCAAAGATGGTTCATTAGTTGCAGTCGCCCTACAAAG CTTGCCAGGGATTATGCTGTTGAGCTGTGATATTTCTGCTCGAACTCTTTCAGTTCTTAAA GTGGTTTCCATTAGTGAAGACCCTTTCATACCTACAAGCTTAGGATCTGGCTCATTGAAACAATTTTTATGGATGGTGATGGGTGTATCGAGCTTACAAGGTTCTGACTTAGCATCTTTAGCTAGGGTTCGGGTTCTCTCCGGTTTCAGCAAAAGCAATATAGCAACACTAGAAGAGCACAAGGCTTCGCTCTTAGATGATAAGGACATCCCAGGAAGAGAGTTGGTCCTTCAAAAGTTGCAGGGAACTCTTTCAATCGAAAAAGAAGTGTTGTCATCAGCTGCCGAGGCTGTGAAGACAGCCATGCGGAATCTTTTAATCAAGAAGCACTATCCCGTCGAAAAGCGAGAGTACAGAAAGAGAGGCAGAAATGACAGAAAAAATAAGCAGAGATGA
- the LOC113743419 gene encoding FCS-Like Zinc finger 8-like: MLRNRSRAVTNNQALTSDYHSSLVSSPTTPTQNTTSIASSFLRSPRIFDGILASRSLSDADNAKSPTPILDAKPFSNFVKPFGYDRNSSVKSHSSSLDNTTGTNKHTYEKVGGVGLALVDSLDDEKYDANFSKPNSKMVLFGAKLKVGIPPLPSSAFSSAATPKSPADFGIKTRNSICLSSLSGLGGSPSCCIRGKDSPVELAEGLSLSEMELSEDYTCVITHGPSPKTTHIFHDCVLENCCGVVKLSDLEKDGGLLTDDPTSVCRSIF, from the coding sequence ATGCTAAGAAATAGATCAAGGGCGGTGACCAACAACCAAGCTCTTACGAGCGACTACCACAGCTCTCTAGTTTCTTCTCCCACCACCCCAACTCAAAACACCACTTCCATCGcttcatctttcttgaggtccCCGAGGATTTTCGATGGCATCTTGGCTAGTAGAAGTCTCTCTGACGCTGACAACGCAAAGAGCCCTACTCCAATTCTTGACGCCAAGCCATTCTCCAACTTTGTCAAACCTTTCGGGTACGATAGAAACTCTTCGGTCAAATCCCATAGTTCTTCTTTAGATAATACCACTGGTACTAATAAACACACCTACGAGAAGGTAGGTGGGGTTGGACTTGCACTGGTTGACTCTTTGGATGATGAGAAATACGATGCCAATTTTTCGAAGCCCAATAGTAAGATGGTTCTGTTTGGAGCGAAGCTAAAGGTTGGAATACCTCCACTTCCTTCCTCGGCATTTTCTTCAGCTGCCACTCCAAAATCTCCAGCTGACTTTGGGATCAAGACCAGGAATTCAATATGCTTGAGTTCTTTATCTGGGCTCGGCGGCTCTCCAAGTTGTTGCATCAGAGGAAAAGATTCTCCAGTGGAATTAGCTGAGGGGCTTTCTCTGAGTGAAATGGAACTTTCTGAAGACTATACTTGTGTGATCACTCATGGGCCTAGTCCCAAAACGACCCATATATTCCACGACTGCGTTCTGGAGAATTGCTGCGGAGTGGTCAAGTTGTCCGACTTGGAAAAGGATGGGGGTCTTTTAACTGATGATCCCACCTCTGTGTGCCGTTCAATTTTCTGA